A region of Thermococcus piezophilus DNA encodes the following proteins:
- a CDS encoding C1 family peptidase: MFPLFVHGPYGDPDNYAWLWPNDTQWRSAPYNRGVDGMASPVGYPWDIYMLDLMNSTQFTYLKGLLAYGYVAYTGINVYDEFYGFNSTHNVYALNQTRGNYEGGHAVTIVGYDDTIQTPDGQGALLLLNSWGESWGDNG; the protein is encoded by the coding sequence GTGTTTCCCCTATTCGTCCACGGGCCCTATGGAGACCCCGACAACTACGCCTGGCTATGGCCTAACGACACCCAATGGCGCAGTGCCCCCTACAACCGCGGGGTTGATGGAATGGCATCTCCTGTAGGATATCCTTGGGACATCTACATGCTCGATCTGATGAACAGTACACAGTTCACGTACCTGAAGGGACTGCTTGCCTACGGTTACGTTGCGTACACTGGAATCAACGTATACGACGAGTTCTACGGATTCAACTCCACCCACAACGTGTACGCCCTAAACCAGACCCGCGGGAACTACGAAGGCGGTCACGCCGTGACCATAGTGGGGTACGACGACACAATCCAGACCCCAGACGGTCAGGGAGCGCTCCTGCTCCTGAACTCGTGGGGCGAGAGCTGGGGCGACAACGGCTAA